ATAATAATGGCGTTTTAAGTGCTTGTTCTTTTGTTAATAACCATGCAAGGCACTATGGCGGTGCTGTTTCTTGGAATGGTGCTAATAATATTTTAAGTGGTTCTTCTTTTGTTAATAATACAGCTAATCAATTTGGTGGTGCTGTTTATTGGAATGGTAATAATAGTTTTTTAACTTATTGTTCTTTTCTTAATAACCATGCTAATGAGGATGGTGGTGCTATTATATGTTGGTGGTATTCTAGTGGTTATTTAAGTACTTGTTCTTTTATTAATAACACTGCTAAGTATCGAGCTAATGCTATCTATTTGTGTGAAAACAATACTAATATATCTGAATGTTCTTTTAGTATTTATCGCCCTAAAAATACAGCAGTTGTCAAAGCTAATAATCTAATTTACTACAATAATAATAGTTATCAGGTTGATTACTATGATGAAAATGGTAATAAAATTCAAAGTGGTTGGATAAACAATAATATTACTTTTTCTAATCTAGACAACGGAAAACACAATATTAAAATGATTTATAATAAAGATGGTAGCAATTTTATTAACTATTTGATTATAAATGGTGATTCTTACCTAAGTGCCAGTAATGTTTCTATGTTTTATAATGATGGTACTAAATACACTATAAAACTAGCAGACTACAACAGAAACCCTTTAGCAAACCAAAATATCCAAATAACTATTGGAAGTGCAAAATACACTATAAAAACAGATAGCAGAGGATATGCAACATTAACTCTCAAACAGAAAGCTGGAAAATATACTATTATTGCTAGTTTTAATGGTAATGATGATTATGGTCCAGATAATATTGTAAGTACTTTAAGAATTTTAGATTCTCCTATAACAAAGAATAAAAACCTTAAAATGTACTTTAGGGGTGGAACATTTAAAGTGCAAATAATAAATGCCAATGGTAAGCATGTTGGTGCTGGAAAGCTAGTTAAATTTACAATAGATGGAAAAACATACACCCGAAAAACAAACAAGAATGGTTATGCAAGCTTAAAAATAACACTAAAGCCAAAAACTTACACAATAACTATACAATATGGTAATTTTATAAAAACAAATAAAATAACAGTTAAACCTGTATTAACTGCTAAGAATATTGTAAAGAAGAAAGGAAAAACAATAAAATTCTATGCGAAGCTAGTAAACACTAAAGGAAAACCACTATCTAAAAAGAGAATAATATTCAAATTAAAAGGAAAAACCTACAAAATCAAAACCAATAAAAAAGGAATAGCAACACTAAAAATCAAAAACCTAAAGAAAGGTAAATACATGATTTACACACAATACAGTAAATCAAAAATAAAAAACACAATAAAAATTAAATAAAATTAAATAAAAAAAAGATAAGGCGATAAAAGCATTATCTTTTTTCCTTATTTTTTTAAGTAAAATTTTTATACAAAAAATATGAATATTGTTACTTTTAGAATGATTTCTAGATTTACTAGTAATTATGCAGATAAATATTATGGAGTTATTCGCAAAAAAGAGAAAAACTTAGAGAAAATAAAATATTTAATCGAAGTTGACATTTACAAACCAATATCAATTAATTAGAAAATAAGATTTCAAAAAAGCTTAAAAAAGATAAATTGAAAAATATAATTAAGGAGTGATTAGAATGCCTGTTGTAACAATTCTTGGAAACCCAAATATAAGTGTAGAGGATAAAAGAGAAATGGTAAAAAAAGTTAGTGAAACTGTAGCACATGCTTACAATTTACCTATTGAAACAATAACTGTTTTAGTAGATGCTCTTCCAGCAGATAGTATTGGAGTTGGTGGAGAATTATTAATTGATAGAAAATAATTAAAATATTCTATCATTTCATTTTCTTTTTTTAAAAAATAGTTTAATATAAAAAAGTAATTTAGAAGAGAAATAATTAGATTAAATCAAATTTTCCAAAAACTTATTTTCCAAACTTAAACATTCATTTAATAAATTTAAAAATTTCTTATTTTCCAAACTTAAACATTCATTTAATAAATTTAAAAATTTCTTATTTTCCAAACTTAAACATTCATTTAATAAATTTAAATATAATCAAGATACTATTTGAATTGCTTGTATATACATACACTTATACTAAAACCAATAATTTCATGATACTTTTCATTAAATTGATTTTCCAATTCATTATTTGAATACTTAGCAATAGAATAATCAATTTTATCATGAATTATTTTAATAATATCATTTGATTCTAGAAACCCTTCTGAAGAGACTTTTTTAACCAATAAAAATTCAAACTACAATTTTTAAAAATTGACTATCACCATCTCTTTGAGTTCTAGAAATTGGAGAATATTTAAGATTAGACATCCTATTCAGGCTAAATTACTAAAATCTATTTTTAATATATTCTTCCCTTTTTTCATGAGCCTCTTTTTCAGAGGAAAATAGACCTAAATGTTTACCATCTACTTCAGCACTCCACATAAATAAACCTTCTTCATATAAAACTCCTTCATATTTAGAAGATTTTTTCTTATTTATTGTAGTTTCATCCCTTTTAGACTTTTTAGAATTAGTTTTAGAAACCCTATTTCCTCCACTGACTTTAACTTTCTTATTATTCTTAGAAGAAGAAAGCTTATTTCCATCCTGAACACTAATTTTATTTTTATTTTCATTTTTAAATTCATTTCCATAATTTAATTTATTATTTTTAGAAATAGAATCATTTGATGGATTTAATTTATTATTTTTAGAAATAGAATCATTTGAGGGATTTAATTTATTGTTTTTAGAAATAAAATCATTTGATGGATTTAGTTTAATACTATTCTTTTTAGATTTTTTATAAATTTCATCTTTAATACTAGATTTTGAATTAATAGATTTAACCTGTTTAGATTTATTTTCTTTTGCTTTAGCTCTTAATTTATCCAGTTCATCAAGAGTTATTGTTTTAAAGCCACCATTTACTTTAACATCAACTAATCCATTAGCTTTTAAATAGTCTTTTCTTGCTTTAATAGCTTCATTTTCACTTCCATGAAAGGAAATTATTTGACCTTTAACATTCATAGACCATAATTTTTGTATTTTACTAAAGGAAATGCCTCTTGCTTTAGAATAAACACCATTAACCTTTTTAGGCATAGGAACAGAGTTAATATAAACTTCTCTTGCTTCATAAGCCTCCTTAGATGATTGGTAATAACCTAATTCTTTCCCACCATGTTCTGCTTTCCACATAAAAAGATTATCATCATAAGAAATACCTAAACATTTTGAATAAGGAACTCCGGGGTTTCTAATTTTAATTTCCTGATTATTGATTCTGTAAACTGAATCATCATCCCTTTCTTTCACCACTTCAGGAATATATAATTCATTTAGAATCTGAATGATTTCATTGTTAGGGCTGGATTGCCTTAATCTTTTAAAGTCATCCCCATCATTAATAGCTGATTTAAGCCTAATTAAAAAGTCTGCATCCTGAGTTCTTCTACTGAGTTTATATTTAGGCCTTATAAAGTCTTTATCACCTGAATAGTTTATATAAAACCATACGCAAATATTAAAAATTAGTCTATGAGCTTCACTTGCTGCTTGTATCTCTCCACTAATATCATTAGAATTATCTTTAGAAAGTAAGGGATTTGATTTATTTTCTTTATTTTCACTTTTGGAATCATCATTTAAATTAATTAAATCATTTGAACTAGAATTGTCATAACCATTAGATGAACTATAACCTTTTATTTCATTAAATCCAGTTTTATAATCCCTCAAACCAAGATTTTGCATATATTGTCTATTTGGCTGGGAATTAATTCTTTTAATTCCTCCAGCACCATCACTGTTTAAAGTATTGTGATAAACATCATTTCTTAATCTGCGCAGTTTAGAGAAATCATTTTTTATATTATTCGGTAAAATATTTGCATTATTTAGCTTTTCAATTCTTTTAAATTGATTGTTTTCATCATCCTTGATTCCTTCAAAAGTAAATATTGATTTAGTAATCTTTTCAGCTATTCTACCTGCAATAAGAATAGCTTCCACTCCATCTCCTTCAATGAGATTTTTATCCATCCTTGCACAGTCAAGATAAATATCTCTAAATCGATTTTCCAAGAAACTAAAGCAAAATTCACCCATATAACCAACTCTTTAAAAAAAGATATGGAAAATATTAATTTATAATATTTTTTATCTTTAAATAATTCTTATCTTAAATATCCCTTTAATGATTAATATCCTAAAATGTCTTTTAGCACATCTGAAGCTGGATCCATACCTTGTGCCCCAATTAATAATACCAAATCATCTTTATCTACTTTTTCCATAATAAACCCTAATGCATCATATAATTTTTCAAAGTGTATATATTTTATATTTTCATTATCTAAATTAGATAAAAATATTTCTTTTTCAAAGTCTTCAACAAAATTTAAATGATCTACTAAATCTACACTTGAAGATAATATTAAATTAATTTTTCTATCATTTTCATTATTTAATTCATTTATAACCTCAGTTAAAGCCTTAGAATTAAAACCATTTAATGTTTCACCACGAGAGCCTCTGATTGCACAAGCAACATAAAGTTCTTTTTTATTTAATTCATTTGCAAGTTTAGATGCAGCTTTAACTGTTGCTTTAATGCCATCAGGATTATGTGCAAAATCATCGATTACAATAGGTTCCTCATAAAGACATGTAAATCTCCTTTTTAAAGGCATATAAGATTTAACACCTTTAACAATATCTTCTATTGGAATATCTAAAGATATACACGCTGAAATAGCTGATAAGATATTACGAATAAAATGATTTCCAGTAAATGGAAGCTCTTCATATTTTAAAATAGTCTTTCCACCATAGATAATGGCCTTTTCTTCACTATCAAAATAAATCTTCTTATCATTTTTAACTTCAAAGCCTTCAATAGCTACTTTATCCATTGAAGTAAAGTAAGTATCAACACCAGGATTAGCAAAATCTTTCATAGCAAAAACATTTTCATCATCAAAATTAAGAACCACTCCTCCCTTATTTGTGGCTTTAACAACCCCGGATATTTCTTCAAAAACTTCTTCAATTGAGTTTACAAGTCCAATATGATCCATTGCAACATTTGTAACAACTCCAATATCCGGATTAATTGCAGAAGACATGATTAAAGCATGATTTTTCATTAAGTCAGTTCCCCAACCTTGTACTTCAGAAACTTCAATA
The sequence above is drawn from the Methanobrevibacter olleyae genome and encodes:
- the dmpI gene encoding 4-oxalocrotonate tautomerase DmpI, whose product is MPVVTILGNPNISVEDKREMVKKVSETVAHAYNLPIETITVLVDALPADSIGVGGELLIDRK
- a CDS encoding Mur ligase family protein gives rise to the protein MSKPYFLNELADSVSSLNTFSINQLADSIGGVIYGSNDYKPSTGFTGIFETLNEAQEGDIVIRHWINGKGVEIANDKNVACLITLNPKEDALEMAEKLHFPVIVVERIEFANAFALRWTIDNLVPDSKRVVISGTNGKSTSSHLIYHILSNAGYNVFTNTDAKSEFNTLIDPMVAKLISEEVLENQGVNPRLFNFICDIPNKKIFDYLVIEVSEVQGWGTDLMKNHALIMSSAINPDIGVVTNVAMDHIGLVNSIEEVFEEISGVVKATNKGGVVLNFDDENVFAMKDFANPGVDTYFTSMDKVAIEGFEVKNDKKIYFDSEEKAIIYGGKTILKYEELPFTGNHFIRNILSAISACISLDIPIEDIVKGVKSYMPLKRRFTCLYEEPIVIDDFAHNPDGIKATVKAASKLANELNKKELYVACAIRGSRGETLNGFNSKALTEVINELNNENDRKINLILSSSVDLVDHLNFVEDFEKEIFLSNLDNENIKYIHFEKLYDALGFIMEKVDKDDLVLLIGAQGMDPASDVLKDILGY